The proteins below are encoded in one region of Segatella copri:
- a CDS encoding SusD/RagB family nutrient-binding outer membrane lipoprotein, giving the protein MKRYKFLSAALLGALLTMGTVTSCSDSGYLDINYNPNYPSTASYKQLLPAAEGSIVAVSGLYQQITGDFWCQYVTQGNSTNQYNTLSNYAVTTSGSIPPVTTIWQNTYANSLEDLKLALASAEESKAWNYWMVAKILQAYNFLVLTDTYGDIPFTGALDVENNPHAAFDDSKTVVYPGILEMLDAAIAKLDDAKAAEKASPLGTADCFLGGSMDSWAGFAKSLKLKMYLKDFDAHKSDIQALLSAGGLLEQDCAWVNWEDGANKGNPLYEFNIRQLNTTENIRACHTFLEYLLDKKDPRIIKLYEVTANAKKPLGYSSDEELVAHMDECYEGLPCGDKPTTDETTEGGIAISKSSRMKQAYDDAVYLMNEAECELMIAEAYARLGDAEKAEEYYNKGVLAGFSRWGFDGTAFVDGAYKFDKADMLHSIAMQYWVTYAGANAYDGWMTRNRLGIPEVQANITVRKSTTALQRELSDGYVLGNLVDPGASNMNAGEYPMRLLYPTATTLYNSAAAKYVEENGNSLTKKLWWEK; this is encoded by the coding sequence ATGAAAAGATATAAATTTTTAAGCGCAGCATTGCTGGGAGCCCTCTTGACAATGGGTACTGTTACTTCTTGTAGCGATTCCGGTTATTTGGATATCAACTACAACCCAAACTATCCTTCTACAGCTTCCTACAAGCAGTTGCTTCCGGCTGCCGAAGGTTCTATCGTAGCTGTCAGTGGTCTTTATCAGCAAATTACTGGTGACTTTTGGTGCCAGTATGTAACACAGGGTAATAGTACAAACCAGTATAATACATTGTCTAATTATGCTGTAACAACATCAGGTTCTATTCCTCCTGTTACTACGATTTGGCAGAATACATATGCCAACAGTTTGGAAGATTTAAAGCTGGCTTTAGCTTCTGCTGAAGAAAGTAAGGCTTGGAACTATTGGATGGTTGCCAAGATTCTTCAGGCCTATAATTTCTTGGTATTGACTGATACTTATGGTGATATTCCGTTTACAGGTGCCCTTGATGTCGAAAACAATCCACATGCTGCATTTGATGATAGCAAAACCGTAGTATATCCGGGTATTCTGGAGATGCTGGATGCTGCCATTGCCAAACTCGATGATGCTAAAGCTGCAGAAAAAGCTTCCCCTTTAGGAACTGCTGACTGTTTCTTGGGAGGCAGTATGGATAGCTGGGCAGGCTTTGCAAAGAGTTTGAAGTTGAAGATGTATCTCAAAGACTTCGACGCTCATAAATCTGATATTCAGGCTTTACTTAGTGCAGGTGGTCTTTTGGAGCAGGATTGTGCTTGGGTAAATTGGGAAGATGGCGCTAATAAGGGTAATCCTCTTTATGAATTTAATATCCGTCAGTTGAATACTACTGAGAATATTCGTGCTTGTCATACTTTCTTGGAGTATCTTTTGGATAAGAAGGATCCTCGTATCATCAAGTTGTATGAGGTAACTGCTAATGCCAAAAAACCTCTCGGCTATTCTTCTGATGAGGAACTGGTTGCTCACATGGATGAATGCTACGAGGGCCTTCCTTGCGGAGATAAGCCAACTACTGATGAAACTACAGAGGGTGGTATTGCAATCTCTAAGTCTTCTCGTATGAAACAGGCTTATGATGATGCTGTCTATCTGATGAACGAGGCTGAATGCGAATTGATGATTGCTGAGGCTTATGCTCGTTTGGGTGATGCTGAAAAGGCTGAGGAATATTATAATAAGGGTGTTCTTGCCGGCTTCAGCCGTTGGGGATTTGATGGTACAGCATTCGTTGATGGTGCTTACAAGTTCGATAAGGCTGATATGCTTCATAGTATCGCCATGCAGTATTGGGTAACTTATGCTGGAGCGAATGCTTATGATGGCTGGATGACCCGTAACCGTTTGGGTATTCCTGAGGTGCAGGCTAATATTACTGTTCGTAAATCAACAACTGCTTTGCAGCGTGAATTGTCTGATGGTTATGTGTTAGGCAATTTGGTTGATCCAGGTGCTAGCAATATGAATGCCGGTGAGTATCCTATGCGGTTGCTTTATCCTACAGCTACTACATTGTATAACTCTGCTGCTGCCAAGTATGTAGAAGAGAATGGAAACTCGCTGACCAAGAAACTTTGGTGGGAGAAGTAA
- a CDS encoding lipid-binding protein gives MKKILYFLSFVFVALFTACSEGDDFDIDYTPIAPVGGEYRINVERGYDASKTDAEYWASNPTDAEFIFKTDGTGTTSGVLYAYLSNTTDYDKDKAWIRVGSTASKVAYAINAKVSIDMSAYTFGGENVDDFIGNSATATDKVTVSGKCGHNTYTTVSGTVTDEISFTYSRSDQPGYHYRVTGFKSTGWAEDNK, from the coding sequence ATGAAGAAAATATTATATTTTTTGAGCTTTGTTTTCGTAGCATTGTTTACTGCATGCTCTGAGGGAGACGATTTCGATATCGATTATACTCCTATTGCTCCTGTTGGTGGTGAGTATAGAATCAATGTGGAGAGAGGTTATGATGCTTCTAAGACAGATGCAGAGTATTGGGCTTCTAATCCAACAGATGCTGAATTCATCTTTAAGACTGATGGTACAGGAACCACTTCGGGTGTTCTCTATGCCTATCTCAGCAATACTACCGATTATGATAAGGATAAGGCATGGATTCGTGTAGGCTCAACTGCCTCTAAGGTAGCTTACGCCATCAATGCTAAGGTATCTATTGATATGAGTGCTTATACTTTTGGTGGTGAGAATGTGGATGATTTCATTGGTAACTCTGCTACAGCTACCGACAAGGTAACTGTTAGCGGTAAGTGTGGTCACAATACTTATACTACTGTATCTGGTACTGTGACAGATGAAATCAGTTTCACCTATTCCCGTTCTGACCAGCCTGGATATCATTACAGGGTAACAGGCTTTAAGTCTACTGGTTGGGCTGAGGATAACAAGTAA
- a CDS encoding B3/4 domain-containing protein — protein MKIIVSEEIESVCPTFVGACVEANVVNTPYCQELWDEINALGEKYRQTLTTESLKEMSGIAATRKVYRACGKDPSRYRPASEALIRRMLQGKELYQRDTLVDLVNLASIAYGYSIGGFDADKFEGDTLTLGVGKANEPYEGIGRGMINIEGLPVYRDKTGGVGTPTSDNERTKMSIDTTHLVVLINGYDGDEQHVRENAEYIIQLLKKYCQSDGGSYFIYK, from the coding sequence ATGAAAATTATTGTATCAGAAGAAATCGAATCGGTATGTCCCACCTTTGTGGGAGCATGCGTGGAAGCCAATGTGGTAAACACCCCTTATTGTCAGGAACTTTGGGATGAAATCAATGCCCTCGGTGAGAAATACAGACAGACGCTGACCACGGAATCGCTGAAAGAGATGAGTGGAATTGCCGCCACCCGAAAGGTGTACCGTGCCTGCGGCAAGGATCCTTCGCGTTACCGTCCGGCATCAGAAGCCCTTATCCGCAGAATGCTCCAGGGCAAGGAACTCTACCAGAGAGATACGCTGGTGGACCTGGTGAACCTGGCGAGCATAGCCTACGGCTACAGCATCGGCGGATTTGATGCAGACAAGTTTGAAGGCGACACCCTGACCCTGGGCGTAGGCAAAGCCAACGAACCATACGAAGGCATCGGCAGAGGCATGATTAATATAGAAGGTCTGCCTGTTTACAGAGACAAGACAGGTGGTGTAGGAACCCCGACCAGCGACAACGAGCGAACCAAAATGAGTATTGACACCACCCATCTGGTGGTTCTCATCAACGGATATGACGGAGACGAACAGCACGTTCGCGAGAATGCCGAATACATTATCCAGCTTCTGAAGAAATATTGCCAGAGTGATGGAGGCAGCTACTTCATCTACAAATAA
- a CDS encoding lytic transglycosylase domain-containing protein: MKRITMVLVSMLMLTLEIHAASAATSGNVSSTSEMDWTPVMDAIIQVESKGDPKAKSGNSVGVMQITPILVAECNNILKRKKSKKRYTLADRYNVAKSKEMFLLIQSVYNPLNSIERAIRSWNGGNHYSKKRTQRYFEKVMKLLKK, from the coding sequence ATGAAGAGAATAACAATGGTATTAGTTAGCATGTTAATGCTGACATTAGAAATTCATGCAGCGTCGGCTGCAACATCAGGAAATGTATCCTCTACTAGCGAGATGGACTGGACTCCAGTGATGGACGCTATCATTCAGGTAGAGAGTAAGGGTGATCCGAAAGCTAAGAGCGGTAACTCTGTAGGTGTGATGCAGATCACTCCAATTTTAGTAGCAGAATGTAATAATATTCTGAAGCGCAAGAAATCGAAGAAGCGCTACACTTTGGCTGATAGATATAATGTAGCTAAATCTAAAGAAATGTTTCTATTGATTCAGAGTGTCTACAATCCTCTTAATAGTATCGAGCGCGCAATCCGTTCATGGAATGGCGGTAATCATTACAGTAAGAAGCGTACTCAGAGATATTTCGAGAAGGTAATGAAACTTTTGAAAAAGTAA
- a CDS encoding TetR/AcrR family transcriptional regulator, giving the protein MSVSKTRQKLVDVARQLFAKNGIANTTMNDIAVASGKGRRTLYTYFSRKEDVYYAVIESELERLSDKLDEVANCKMRPQDKIIELIYTHLSMIKETVVRNGNLRAEFFRNIWMVEKARKNFDEDEIEILRRIYAEGREDGEFDIDNIDLVADITHYCIKGLEVPFIYGRLGHGMNVESSKPLVAKVVYGALGKSGLKL; this is encoded by the coding sequence ATGTCAGTATCCAAAACAAGACAAAAACTGGTAGATGTCGCACGACAACTCTTTGCCAAGAATGGTATAGCAAATACTACGATGAATGATATTGCTGTAGCTTCTGGTAAGGGAAGACGTACGCTTTATACTTATTTCAGTAGGAAGGAGGATGTCTATTACGCTGTGATAGAATCAGAGTTGGAGCGTCTTTCGGACAAGTTGGACGAGGTTGCTAATTGCAAGATGCGTCCACAGGATAAAATCATCGAGCTTATCTATACTCACCTCAGTATGATCAAGGAAACGGTTGTAAGAAACGGTAACCTCCGTGCTGAGTTCTTCCGAAACATCTGGATGGTTGAGAAGGCGAGAAAAAACTTCGATGAAGACGAAATAGAGATTCTCAGAAGAATTTATGCCGAAGGAAGAGAAGATGGTGAGTTTGATATTGATAACATCGATTTGGTGGCCGATATTACTCACTATTGTATCAAAGGTCTCGAGGTTCCATTTATCTATGGACGTTTGGGCCATGGCATGAATGTGGAGTCGAGCAAACCTCTGGTTGCCAAGGTGGTTTATGGTGCCTTGGGAAAGTCGGGCTTGAAACTCTAG
- the fabG gene encoding 3-oxoacyl-[acyl-carrier-protein] reductase, with the protein MGLLSGKTALVTGAARGIGKAVAMKFASEGANIAFTDLVLNDDMAAGLEATRKEIEALGVTCRAYAGNAADFEETQKTVKQIHEDFGSIDILVNNAGITKDGLMLRMSEAQWDAVLNVNLKSAFNFIHACSPIMLRQRGGSIINMASVVGVHGNAGQCNYAASKAGMIALAKSIAQELGPKGVRANAVAPGFIETAMTAQLPEEIRKDWMQKIPLRRGGQTEDIANVCLFLASDLSSYVSGQVIQIDGGMNM; encoded by the coding sequence ATGGGATTATTAAGTGGTAAAACAGCCCTTGTAACAGGTGCTGCTCGCGGCATCGGTAAGGCTGTCGCTATGAAGTTCGCCTCTGAGGGCGCTAACATCGCATTTACAGACCTCGTACTCAACGACGATATGGCTGCCGGTTTGGAAGCTACTCGTAAGGAGATTGAGGCTCTTGGTGTAACCTGTCGTGCTTATGCTGGTAATGCAGCAGATTTCGAGGAGACACAGAAGACAGTTAAGCAGATTCATGAGGACTTCGGTTCTATCGATATCCTGGTTAACAATGCAGGTATCACTAAGGACGGTTTGATGCTCCGTATGAGCGAGGCTCAGTGGGATGCTGTTTTGAATGTAAACTTGAAGTCAGCCTTCAACTTCATTCATGCTTGCTCTCCAATCATGCTTCGTCAGCGTGGTGGTTCTATCATCAACATGGCTTCTGTAGTAGGTGTTCATGGTAATGCAGGTCAGTGCAACTATGCAGCTTCTAAGGCTGGTATGATTGCTTTGGCTAAGTCTATCGCTCAGGAGTTGGGGCCTAAGGGCGTACGCGCCAATGCTGTAGCTCCTGGTTTCATCGAGACTGCAATGACTGCACAGTTGCCTGAGGAAATCCGCAAGGACTGGATGCAGAAGATTCCATTGCGTCGTGGTGGTCAGACAGAGGATATCGCAAATGTTTGCCTCTTCCTCGCTTCCGACTTGTCTAGCTATGTTAGCGGTCAGGTTATTCAGATCGACGGTGGTATGAACATGTAA
- a CDS encoding RluA family pseudouridine synthase, translating to MQVVYEDNHIIIVSKRSGEIVQGDKTGDEPLSETVKQYIKEKYHKPGNVFLGVVHRLDRPVSGLVVFAKTSKALSRLNNMFRDGEVHKTYWAIVKNMPKEPEATLTHWIVRNEKQNKSYAYDHEVKNSKKAILKYKVIGHTDHYTLLEVNLMTGRHHQIRCQLAKMGCPIKGDLKYGSPRSNADGSISLLSHRVEFVHPVSKETIVAEAPLPDDNLWRAIAP from the coding sequence ATGCAGGTAGTTTACGAAGACAACCATATAATCATAGTCTCTAAGAGAAGTGGTGAAATCGTGCAGGGCGACAAGACCGGCGACGAACCTCTCTCGGAGACTGTGAAACAGTACATCAAGGAGAAGTATCACAAGCCGGGAAATGTATTTCTCGGTGTGGTGCATCGCCTTGACCGTCCTGTTTCGGGTTTGGTCGTATTTGCCAAGACTTCTAAGGCATTGAGTCGTCTGAATAATATGTTCAGGGATGGCGAAGTTCACAAAACCTATTGGGCAATCGTGAAGAACATGCCAAAGGAACCTGAGGCTACGCTCACCCATTGGATTGTAAGAAATGAAAAGCAGAATAAGAGCTATGCTTACGACCATGAGGTGAAAAACTCGAAGAAAGCGATATTGAAGTATAAGGTGATAGGTCATACAGACCATTATACACTTTTGGAGGTAAACTTGATGACGGGTCGCCATCATCAGATAAGATGCCAGCTTGCCAAGATGGGATGTCCTATCAAGGGAGACCTGAAATACGGTTCTCCACGTAGCAATGCAGATGGCAGTATTTCTCTCCTTTCACACAGAGTAGAATTTGTTCATCCTGTGTCTAAAGAAACAATAGTAGCAGAGGCTCCGCTGCCGGATGATAATCTTTGGCGAGCTATTGCACCCTAA